In the Pelmatolapia mariae isolate MD_Pm_ZW linkage group LG10_11, Pm_UMD_F_2, whole genome shotgun sequence genome, CCAGTCTGAGGGTCGGGGAGCGGGCAGAAGTTAAAAGGAGTGGCCTGGGAGGACGAGAAGAGAGGAGGCGGCGAGGTGTAGAAGGATGGAGAGGAGCAGCTGGTGTCCCACTGCGGCACCACGGCGCCGGGTGAATATGACGACGTGTACCCGTGAGGCGACGGGGAGGCCTGCTCTGGTAACTTCATGTAAGATACAGAggagtgaagaggaggaggagcgagGAAGAGGGAGTCCTGGAGGTGGCAGAGGAAGCTGCTGAGGTTGGACGCAGCGTCTGAGAGAGGAGGTGGCTCCGTGCTGTAACCGCTGCTGCTGTGCACACTGGCAATTTTTGGGCTGGGCTCTGAGGAGgacggagaggaagaggaggaagattTCTTCTCATTGGTCTCGCAGTcgttcttcctcttcctcttgcgGCGGAAGTTTCCGTTGTCGAACATTTTCTCACAGTTCGGGTCCAGAGTCCAGTAGTTCCCTTTACctgcagggaggaagaggaggaggaaggttaATCAAAGCGTGAGCGTCAGGTTTTTGTCAGACTTGTTGTTTCAGACAAAACCTGGATGGAGAAACTGAGTTTATACTGGaaacaaagcacaaaaacatcttCCTGTCTCCGACGAATCAGAGCCTCAGAGCTCAGGTGTGCTCGCCTCACCTGGATCGCGCTCGTCCCGGGGAACTTTCTGGAAGCAGTCGTTGAGCGACAGGTTGTGGCGGATGGAGTTCTGCCAGCCGGCCTTGCTGCGGCTGTAGAAGGGGAAGTTGTCCGAGACGTACTGGTAGATCTGGCTGAGGGTCAGCCGCTGCTCTGGAGCGCTCTTTATTGCCATGGCGATGAGGGCAGAGTAAGAGTATGGCGGGCGGACCAAGCTCAGCATCTCGTCCTGGGAGAACCAGGGCATGCTCCTCTGGAGCCCGTAGAGATGAGGGTGGAAGTCTCTGAAGGGCGGGGGCAGCCCCGGTGCACTTCCTGCGGCGAAGCTCTGGTCCGGGCTGGAGGCGAAGCTGCGCCTGTGGGCCGGCTGGAGCCACGCCGACGGGCTGGACGCAGGTGGAGACAGAGGGCCGTACAGGCTGAAGTCGGACGGGTCGAGGCCCAGAGACCGGAGCTCCTGCTGGGGCGGCGAGCGTCTGCAGACGAAGGGAGACGGGCCACGCTCCGGCACAAAGGACGCCATGCTGCTGCTTCTTCCGGTCTGCCTGCACCTGTCTGCTCTATACACCTGCTGCTCACCTGAGACACTTATACCCTGCTGCCCCGCCCCCTGTACGACCTGATTGGCTGGTGGGGGATGAGCGCGAGGAGGGGGCTGATTTGAATAAGAACAGGTTGAATTGTTGCCCCGGGGCAGATCAGTGCTGACAAACGACTCAGTGAGCAGACGTCAGCTCGACCCTGCGAGAGGGGAACAGACGCAGCTCTGATCTCACAGCTTCATCAGAGCTGTGTCGCTGCTTTCTTCAGCTGcatttaagacattttaaactCTGAAAATTCAAATCTGTTCATGGTTTCAGTTCTTAAATCTGAGGCTTTTTCATGTtgaatgtgtgttttctgttgttcacAGCTGGCTGTGTGAGGCTGTGGATGAGGGTTAAAGCTCACTCACAGCTTCTGcaaacactgaaacactgaTATTTGTTTATTGGTGTGTTTACGGTGATTTCCTGTGACCGTGACTTTCCCACTCGatgaaccttctgagccataaAATGCTGAAAGCGTCGTCGTGTTCCTGAAGAGCGTCTGTGACCCCTGCCCGTTCTCCTGGGCTCTGATTGGATGTTTCACAGACGAGCTTTTCGCTGCTCCTGCACACATAAACTCCACGATGGAActtttataaatgtataaataactTCATTTGTAACTGCGGCTGCTCGGAGCGTCTTATCTCCTCACAGACCCTGAGTCATTTCTgcagctgctgtttgaggcgTCGCCCGAGCCCTTTGTTCTGCAGACGTCCCCCGACACGCTGACAGTCAGCATGTCTGCAGGCCCGATCAAAATAACTCACATTCTCATGTAAATGCTTCAGCGCGCCTCCCAACGAGGGCTCGTTTTCACCGTGGCTCTAACTGCTCAGCTGATCTGTGGCAGACGCCCCGACGATCGTCTGTCAGCAGACACGAGCTCGGGTCTGAGGCTTCAGTCCAGCAGCTCCACCATAAAGACCCGAGTGATGGAGCAACACGGAGGTCATGATCCTGATGCTGCAAAGCTGCCACACACAAGTAGCTTTGTACTTTACTCAGTTACTTTACAGCCTGAAGGAGTTTGTTCAGAGTGAGCAGATGCATGAGGACGGAGCTGAGCTCATGTTTGTGTGATAACTGTCCTCATGGCTGTCATGTGACTGCGCTGTCATGTGACCATCCTCCTGTCAGAGCCTGCAGCTCCTCCgacgtccagcagaggcagcagagtTCAAATAAAGccgtttacagcctgatacacaaactgGTTTCTATAGCAACTGTGTTTGATAACTCACCTGTATTAGGGTTCATGTTTacattattaggggcgtggcctctctgactgacaggtggatggtgacacagtgtaccccccacccccactgaGTCGTGTGCAGGACATGATCACCACAGAAGAGCTGCTTCACTCTGCACGACTTCCTCCGTCAGCGTGGTGGAGGAGATCAGCACCATGAGGAAGATCCTCCGATGAAAGGCTCGTGGAAGCTGAGACAGAGAAAACATGACTTACAGCGcaaagagcagaaagaaaaaggaggcaGAAGAAAGTGTACAGATGGTGGAGCTGGTGTAGAAGCTGCTGTGGACTGTGGGTGCAGTGGGAGCTGCAGGGCTCGAGACTAATGTTTTCCCACAGTTGCACTTTTTCTCTTTGGTGCtcccaaatttttcaaccgcatcacTGAACACTTCAGCTTTACATGTTcacttttttaaactgctgtccatacagacaatattgatgaatgatgaacaatctgtcaacacaaagttctttatttggagctCATTTCTACAAGAGAGATACGTTACTGTATTTTTACGGCACCGGATTATAAAAACAGTCAAACCTGACtcagctcattcttcttgcttcgtGCCATTGATTCATTCATGTTGAACTCTCTCACAGCTGTTCTGTTCTCATGTTCTGCTGCGCGAGTTTAAAATCCACTTCGTAACCACGTCTCTTAGCAGGAGCCATTTTAATATTACAGtacagtaatattatgttgaagcacagtacgtatcactccgcgaggctcctgactacagtagctgtaatgctccaacaGTCCATcgagcggtgcggcttcgtagctcaGCAAAGTCGTGCTAAAATATTTTGACAGatttgagcgccgtgtagcacataaaatcagtttgaggtcagtaatcacaaccagaattcatacataagccGCACTTTTGAGGAAATGAAAGGATTTCAAGTGCGCCTTACTGAAAAAgttcttgtgcttaaagtgtttcactgagctgaaatttaaacttaaaaaatctcaagatatataaaataaaagaaagtctAAATTAAAAGAGCCTCAAAGGCTTCGAACTGAACATCTCAATATCTGAACATCTTACCTTGGgcatcagagaggtcccgcccccgactatctctgattggtttagaccatGATATGGGCatgatgtgtgtgtctgtgtgtgtgtcagcagtaATCTTCTCTGGGTGACGGTTTAGACAAAACAACAGGATCTGGACTATAACTGATTCTGGGGATTATGGCGTGGACGTGGCGGTGGGGCCCGTGGGAAAAACGAGCACCTGTAACCGTCACAGTGTTGTTTCACAGCAGCACCAGATCTGCCCACAGACCTGTCAGCGAGCAGATTTAAGGTGATTTGCTTCTGTTATCTCGAGCTCATTcacatgtttgcatgaacagttTTTACTGCAAAGagcaaacacagaaaaccaAAATCAGACCAAATGAAACCATCGCTCTGCTGGAGGCCGACGGGAGAACGGCTCAGTTTGGGTCAATAAATCATTCTAATGATTACCTGCAGTGTGCTCATTGGCTAATAACCAGACCCGCCCCTCCTCGTACCGTCTGCGTCTGAACACACTCTTCACACAGCTTTGatactgtgtgtgtttaatttaaaaataatgatttaCATGAACAGACGACTGAGTATGTTTTCTCTTCCTCCATTTCTGCTGCACTGTGCTCTGCTGCGCTGGGCTCTGCTGCGCTGGGCTCTGCTGCGCTGCGCTCTGCTGCGGGTCCAGGTCCTGTGACGACGTCACGTTTGAGCTGCgaacacagagctgctcttctGCACCGGGGTCTGCAGACCAGCACGCAGTGCGCAGAGGGAGCTCAGATCGTCTCAGGCTGGTTTGTCATCATGGATGCAGCCCacacatctgcagcagctgtgatgatgtcatgatgatgTCATGTCTAAATGATGAATGTTTCCTGCAGCGTGTTGAGTCTGAaacatgaagaattaaagcagctctgaagAAAGGAGGCCAGACGTTTGAacagtcgccccctgctggacattacaaagaatgcaggtttaaggcacgtCAGCATTGGCTGCTTCCGTCTTTTATCATCAGGTGATACAGAAGgctgaaaaatattaaaataaaggtttttgtgcTTTGTTAGAGAAACCCAGACACGAGTGACATTTCACGATGGTTTTATTGAcgctgagagacagacaggtgaaCAGTGAAGCACAGGTTACGTGGAGGTGAGGATGTACAGGAGGCTTCATTAAGCTCTTCTGACAGAAACAGTCAGCTTAGTTTGAAAGTATTTTAAGTGAACGCTGTAGATTTGGCCCAGCGTCATCGAGTGTTGACAGAAATCCCAAAGTGAAGCTAAAACTTTTAAGAACTCTTCTTAAGATTCAAAGTGACGTTTTTTTGTCACAAACCCGTAAAAACTGAGGAACAcaaaaaggcaaacaaacaaCTGAAGCAACATGTGCAAAAATCCAACATTTTCCTCTGGCGCCACACAGCACACCTTCCTGGAAACAGGAAGACGTTTAGCACAGCCGCTAGTGGCGTTTGAACATTCATCGTAAATCTAACCGTTTCCCTCTGCTGCAAAATTCAGCCGTGCCGCTTCGATCCAAGTCAGTCCGGTCAGGACCAGTTCTGGCCACCCATGTAGTATCCTGCCGGGTCTGAGAGCATGCACTGGTTCTGCTGGCTGGCGCTCCGGTTTTTGGCATCGATGAGCAGCAGAGGAGACTGGGAGTAATggctgatgatgtcactgactgACGGGAAAGACTGGACACACAAGACACAGTTAGATTATACCGCCCCTACAGGTCAAACGCAGTTATTACAGGTGAACGCTGAAGGTGGAACTTAAACCCTCCGAGTGTGTTTACTGATGTTGTGAAGTAACTTTGGCATTCGCTCCGACATCACAGCACAGCATTTATATCAACAACCCCTCAAATTATACTGGACGAGTTATGAAGGCCAACAAAAGTCTGGATGCTTCTCAGTATTTATAAGAAACCCAGAAACTGGACCTGGACCTGGAGTCACTGGATCAAGTGGACTACGGTCACTTTCAGGTATTTCCCTGatctttattacattttcatATTGACACATCTCTGTGCATTATCACTTATATTGTCACATACGCAATCACACAGAGAACAGCATGTAGTGACTCGTGTCCGAGCATTGTGTGTTTCTGCCCGTAGGTGCTGCTGCTAGCTACTATTAGCTACCGTTAACACATGTAAGTGGAGCTACCACAGGCAGACTCACACAGCTGATCAGGGGAAAGCAGTTTAAGTTTTAGTGTAATGTTAGCTGCCGTGATGTTAGCTTGTAATGTTATGATGTTGTTTAGTCGTCTCTTGTCAGCTGTCCAGAGACGGAGGGTCGCATGTCTACACTGTGATAACTGAGACAATATTGATTTGAGGAGGGTGGTCCTGGAGGAGGCCGATGAAGATGATGAGACAGaaacactcaaaaaaaaaaaaaaaagaaaatataaatgtaaaagttGAAACAGATGCAGTCATGCAGTTTATCTGATGCTTGTATCTGTTATTTTCAGAATGAAGGTGTTGTGATGGGACAAAAAGTAGTGATGATTTCACGTATGTAGTGATTGGACGTGATCAAAACTACTTATCACGTCCAATATGGCGGACAGCTCTTGAGTGAGCTGCACATGACGTCATGTGGAAAACCTCTGCAGCTGATTATAGTGCCCTGAACACTGAAATCTGCTGTAAACATGAATAAGAAAGTCTGAAGTAAACAGACATGTTCGCTGTATGACTGTGAAGAATCCAGAATTTTACCTCCTGGACTTTGAGTCCAGTTCCCAGCACAAACTGCTGGTTCTGCTGCCTGATCTGGATGTTGTAGACTTTGTCCTGGTAGTAGACCATCAGGGTGAAGGGCTGGTTCGCCTGCTGCCGGGTGCTGTCCCTCACCAGGTACGCCCCATCCTAGATGAGACACaggatttaaaatgtttagACCACAGTGTGAGCGTGCTGGGTATGTCACTGCTGCTCCACTGAGTCCTGATAAACAAATTTGAAGCCTGAATAACAGAAACTTTTATTATGACACTCTGTTTCTGGTACCTTGTAGACTCGTTTCAGACATCCTTCAGCCTGACCTCGGGTCACTTTACCCACATACCAGCGAGGGTCCAGCTcctgcacgcacacacgcacacacacacacacacacacacacacacacacacacacacacacagtaataaacCCTCTGATGGcgagctctgtgtgtgtttcagcaaagacaaaggaaacagcaccacctgctgttcacactgaagAACATtgttgtaattattattattactgttgttgttattgttgttgtcgtTAAAAGTACATATAATTAAatcaaatacaaacaaaaacatctgtgccgtttcctgtattttaaattaaaagctCTTCGTCTGATAGAAACCATCATTTCTTGatgaggcttttattgtgaaacactTCCTCTGTGTGCAGTACTGACTGTGGGTCAGGAACTCGTGCTGCTCCTCTTTAAAAGGTTCTGATCAGTATGGACCTCATAATGTTTATGTGACCCACGGTCCCCACATGTCACAAAGACAAGCGTGTGTGTATTTTAGTGTTACCTGTGTGTATCCTGCTGCAGGTGGAGGAGGACGAACTGACTGTCTGCCCGACGGCATCGCTGCAAAACCCAGTCACACTACCATCACTTTACATTCATTTATCGTGTCTATGTACAaagacaataaagggctattctactttattctattctatgtcCTGAGGACTCAACCAACCCACAGCTAACCTCACATGACCTTTTCACCCACTGTGTGTTTCAGCCACAGACTGTTCACAGAAACTGTGACTCTGATGGAGCCATAgtcaaataaattatttaaaagatCTCAAACTAGGagcagtcgccccctgctggacatcagTGCACTTCCATGTTGATTTAACTTTTAAGAAATCATTTTGTATaaatttgtgctgtttttcataAATCTGATTATTCTAATGTATGAATCATTAAAGCTGTTTCAGCTCTGGTCTGCTGGTCAAACTGAGCACGCTCACAGAGGCATTTTAAACCTTTTCACTGGTTTCAAATCGATTTCTggagttttattgtgaaaggaaaTCAGCTGTATTTACACTCTGAGAAAAAGTGTATTTTACAAAATGTCAAAGTAATTTTCTTCTTACCAGGTGGCATTTTGTTTGGCAGAGATCCAGTcctgttaaaaacaataaaaaaataagtttaCCATGAaatattctgtatttttcagttaaaattaaaCGGTCACTCACATACCTGTCTCCAGTGGGAGGGCCCGGGGGTCTGGGCTGGGGAGGCTTGCTAAGGGGGAAAGTGTTGCTATTTGACACTGAAGGGGAAAAACAGTCAGAACAGATTTAAACACACGTTTTAAGCAAGTAACaaagtttaaatgtttatttttaaagtttttttatttAGGAAGTAAATctggaaaaaatgaataaaccTCACCTTCGTCTGGCAGCTGCtgaggaaataaagaaaaacacaagaattaaacttttatttccCAAAGTTACAAACCTGAGACGAGGATTTCTCTGAATACAAACACAGGCTGACATCTTCATCTAACTCAGTGAAACACgatttaaaatgttcatttgttTAATCAGAGATATTGAACCTGGTGACAGTAAGTAAATAAACTATAtttacacgtgtgtgtgtgtgtgtgtgtgtgtgtgtgtgtgtgtgtgtgtgtgtgtgtgtcgtacCGCTCTCCTCTCCGTCctgctgaaacaaacaaaccaaacgtGACTATTTTTCAAACATCGTCCTTCAgctgttaaataaaaatattttgctaCAAATAAACGTTGAATTAAATAAACTGTAAACATCAAAGTGAATCGTTTATCTTCAGGTGATACCTGCTGGGTGGGAGGTGGACGGAGGAGTTGCTCCTGTTGATGTTGGTGGAGGGCAGAGGAGGTTTGGTAAAGGTGGGTGGATCCTCCTGCGGTGGCCTGCGTGCACCAACACACCaacatttatttacacagcacaaacaacatgtgtgtgcaaagtGTGTACAGGGTGAATATACAGGAGCCAGAGCATCTAAGGATTTAAAACCCagtaaaaggattttaaattgaatttgaAGCCCGTGCAAGGAGGCCAGAACCAGAGTAATGTGCTCAGATGTTCCTTTACCAGTTAAAAActgtgcagcagctgcaggcGTGACAGAGAGACCTGGGCAGGTTATAAAAGCCTGCATCAAAGTTTCCAAATCACACCTGGAGAGAAAAGGCTCGACCTTCCACAAACGTCTGAGGTAATAGAATGAAGAATGAAGCGCAGAGTCGATTTTTACCCCAAGATTAGTAACTGAGCTCTTCAGGGTCAGAGCAGCAGAGTCAACATCTGGGGTACCAGAGGAATtcaatttaactttatttatatagcacccaatcacaacaacagtcgcctcaaggtgctttatattgtacagtagaccctacaataatacatacagagaaaaacccaacaatcatatgaccccctatgagcaagcactttggcgacagtgggaaggaaaaactcccttttaacaggaagaaacctcctgcagaaccaggttcagggaggggcggggccatctgctgtgattggttggggtgagagttGAGGAACGACTGGGACTGGATAAAATTCATTTtacattcattaaaatgtaaaacatttagAGCCTCCATGACTTAACATGACTGAGACAATCAAGCAGCAGACCCACAGAGACGATAAAGCTGCCAGTCGTCAGCGTATAgatgaaatgttgtgttttcagaAGATCGCACCCAGTAGCAGGAGATACAATGAAAACAGGAGTGGCCCAAGAATAGATCCCTGTGGTACACCCCACGGCAGAGCTGAGGAgaagtgtgtgcgtctgtgtgtgtgtgtgcgtctgtgtgtgtgtgtgtgcgtgtgtgtgtgtgtgtgtgtgtgtctgtgcgcgtgtgtgtgtgtctgtgtgtgtgtgtgtgcgcgtgtgtgtgcgcgtgtgtgtgtgtgtgtctgtgtgtgcatgtgtgtgtgtgtgtctgtgtgtgcgcgcgcgcgcgtgtgtgtgtgtgtgtgtgcgcgtgtgtctgtgtgtgtgtgtgtgtgtgtgtgcgcgtgtgtctgtgtgtgtgtctgtgtgtgtgtgagtgtgtgtgtgtgcgcgtctgtgtgtgtgtgtgtgtgtgtgcgtgtgtgtgtgtgtatgtgtgtgcgtgtgtgtgtgtgtgtgtgtgcctgtgtgtgtgtgcgtctgtgtgcgtgtgtgtgcgtgtgtctgtgtgtgtgtgcgtctgtgtgcgtgtgtgtgcctgtgtgtgtgcgtctgtgtgtgtgtgcgcgtgtgtgcgtgtgtctgtgtgtgtgtgcgtgtgtgtgtgtgtgtgtgcgtgcgtgtgtgtgtgtgtgtgtgtgtacacacctCCAGTGTTGTCCGCCCGGCTGCAATAAGCAGAAAAAGAATGAGAGTAAATGTTTGAATATGAACATAGTGAAACATTAGATCAGAGTTAGTGTGTGACGTGTGGAGCTCCTCCGGTCTAACTCTTCATccatgtgttgtttttctggTTTGTCATGTGAACAAAGTGTTTTGTAAACTCACCCTGTCCAGCGTGTGGGGCGGTCCTGTGATGATGATAAAACAAACGTCATTCACAATGAGAAAAGAAGTTTGATTACAAACATAAAGTTCAGtcgttctgtttgtttttctttgtgtttcggTGGGACAGACCACCGTGGGAGGGATTTCCTCCAGCCCTGTAGGCCTGCACAGGTGAGTCAGCGGCCGAGATCAGGTGAGGTCATTTACCTCTGATGGGGGACGGGTTGGATCCTGGACCTCTGCCTGGTTTGTTGTTACGAAAGACCTGCGGTGGCTCAGGAGgcactgaacacaaacacatgaagagcagctttAACGAGGAGCCCAGAGGAATCACATGACCTGAGAAAACGTCACGTGATCAGCGTGTTTGCAGGAAGTTACTCACACTTTCCAGGAGGTCGTGGACCACAGTGAGGGGAGGGGTCTCTGCGAGCGTCCATGGGCTGCTtggataacacacacacacacacacacacacacttagcaAATACTTAACAAACTATTCTAAAGTATGTGTGGCGCCCTCTGTGGAGACACTCGGTACTACGATAAGCTTGACTCACCATCCGAGATGGTGGTGTAGAGACGGGGGGGCGGGGAGACACAGCGGGGGGCTGACTTCGGGACACATGgttatctacacacacacacacacacacacacacacacacacacgtttataAAGCGTGTTTGTTTGGTGGTTATTTTCATCTCTGTtacaaacactgaaacaaactCAATGACTGCGTCTGGAGTCAGAAATGACCCAAATGATGATTCGATGGTAATATTTTCTGGCGTGTGTGAACTCGTGAGGGTACCAATGTAATCCCCGTCCCCGATGGGCCGGGGGGGGCACAGCTTGTGGTCCTCTGCGGGTTCAGAAGGAGGCGGCTCGTAATCGTTACCCGCGTCCTGGTCATCGTTTGGGGACTCGTAGTCTCCCCCGCTGCCGTCATCGTCGCTGTACGGACTCTCGTAGTCATCGTCAAATTCATCGTCCTGACAGAGGAAACGCAGAGAGAAGCTTGTGTTGGGTGGAGGTCTAACACATGTATAtcctttaaaatgtaaatgtgcacAATAATGAATCATCTTTGtgtaattattatttatgtgtTCTATCTAATGTCACCTCTGTCATCGCTCTCATGTGTATTTTATGGTGTTTATGACATCATGAATTTTGTGTTTATTCAGTAAATCAATCGATAAACTCACAAACTCGTCTTCGCCCCATCCCTGAGGCTCAGAGTTGATTTCTGCAGAGGAGAAAGCAGCAGGTTAACATCTGTGTTTCCAGATGTGACGAGGAAATAATCACAAAGACTCAAACCCCTGACGACACGTAATAATACTGCAGTTAGGTAAATATCTATTACAGATCTTTACTCATCATTGTGAAACTATGTAGTAATGCTAacctgtttttattgttgtttctaTTTCCTGTGAAATTTTATTCCAGccttgtcaaaataaaatatttacgtTTCATCACAAA is a window encoding:
- the lcp2a gene encoding lymphocyte cytosolic protein 2a isoform X2, with the translated sequence MSSDRMPSRSDVMGWSPQQLADYLRRMSLSGCDKVVLKHSISGSRFVNLSDNDLQKFPKLHTPMISKLSSEINKKEKRGGFFSKKTSKYPEPEINSEPQGWGEDEFDDEFDDDYESPYSDDDGSGGDYESPNDDQDAGNDYEPPPSEPAEDHKLCPPRPIGDGDYIDNHVSRSQPPAVSPRPPVSTPPSRMPMDARRDPSPHCGPRPPGKLPPEPPQVFRNNKPGRGPGSNPSPIRGPPHTLDRPGGQHWRPPQEDPPTFTKPPLPSTNINRSNSSVHLPPSSRTERRAQLPDEVSNSNTFPLSKPPQPRPPGPPTGDRTGSLPNKMPPAMPSGRQSVRPPPPAAGYTQELDPRWYVGKVTRGQAEGCLKRVYKDGAYLVRDSTRQQANQPFTLMVYYQDKVYNIQIRQQNQQFVLGTGLKVQESFPSVSDIISHYSQSPLLLIDAKNRSASQQNQCMLSDPAGYYMGGQNWS
- the lcp2a gene encoding lymphocyte cytosolic protein 2a isoform X6; amino-acid sequence: MSSDRMPSRSDVMGWSPQQLADYLRRMSLSGCDKVVLKHSISGSRFVNLSDNDLQKFPKLHTPMISKLSSEINKKEKRTSKYPEPEINSEPQGWGEDEFDDEFDDDYESPYSDDDGSGGDYESPNDDQDAGNDYEPPPSEPAEDHKLCPPRPIGDGDYIDNHVSRSQPPAVSPRPPVSTPPSRMQPMDARRDPSPHCGPRPPGKLPPEPPQVFRNNKPGRGPGSNPSPIRGPPHTLDRPGGQHWRPPQEDPPTFTKPPLPSTNINRSNSSVHLPPSSRTERRAQLPDEVSNSNTFPLSKPPQPRPPGPPTGDRTGSLPNKMPPAMPSGRQSVRPPPPAAGYTQELDPRWYVGKVTRGQAEGCLKRVYKDGAYLVRDSTRQQANQPFTLMVYYQDKVYNIQIRQQNQQFVLGTGLKVQESFPSVSDIISHYSQSPLLLIDAKNRSASQQNQCMLSDPAGYYMGGQNWS
- the lcp2a gene encoding lymphocyte cytosolic protein 2a isoform X5 — encoded protein: MSSDRMPSRSDVMGWSPQQLADYLRRMSLSGCDKVVLKHSISGSRFVNLSDNDLQKFPKLHTPMISKLSSEINKKEKRGGFFSKKTSKYPEPEINSEPQGWGEDEFDDEFDDDYESPYSDDDGSGGDYESPNDDQDAGNDYEPPPSEPAEDHKLCPPRPIGDGDYIDNHVSRSQPPAVSPRPPVSTPPSRMQPMDARRDPSPHCGPRPPGKLPPEPPQVFRNNKPGRGPGSNPSPIRGPPHTLDRPGGQHWRPPQEDPPTFTKPPLPSTNINRSNSSVHLPPSRTERRALPDEVSNSNTFPLSKPPQPRPPGPPTGDRTGSLPNKMPPAMPSGRQSVRPPPPAAGYTQELDPRWYVGKVTRGQAEGCLKRVYKDGAYLVRDSTRQQANQPFTLMVYYQDKVYNIQIRQQNQQFVLGTGLKVQESFPSVSDIISHYSQSPLLLIDAKNRSASQQNQCMLSDPAGYYMGGQNWS
- the foxi3a gene encoding forkhead box protein I3-A, yielding MASFVPERGPSPFVCRRSPPQQELRSLGLDPSDFSLYGPLSPPASSPSAWLQPAHRRSFASSPDQSFAAGSAPGLPPPFRDFHPHLYGLQRSMPWFSQDEMLSLVRPPYSYSALIAMAIKSAPEQRLTLSQIYQYVSDNFPFYSRSKAGWQNSIRHNLSLNDCFQKVPRDERDPGKGNYWTLDPNCEKMFDNGNFRRKRKRKNDCETNEKKSSSSSSPSSSEPSPKIASVHSSSGYSTEPPPLSDAASNLSSFLCHLQDSLFLAPPPLHSSVSYMKLPEQASPSPHGYTSSYSPGAVVPQWDTSCSSPSFYTSPPPLFSSSQATPFNFCPLPDPQTGSPPLYTELQTASCPQVELQETQQLQQLQAQSQPLFSGGFSDSLPLDSLVLQH
- the lcp2a gene encoding lymphocyte cytosolic protein 2a isoform X3, whose translation is MSSDRMPSRSDVMGWSPQQLADYLRRMSLSGCDKVVLKHSISGSRFVNLSDNDLQKFPKLHTPMISKLSSEINKKEKRGGFFSKKTSKYPEPEINSEPQGWGEDEFDDEFDDDYESPYSDDDGSGGDYESPNDDQDAGNDYEPPPSEPAEDHKLCPPRPIGDGDYIDNHVSRSQPPAVSPRPPVSTPPSRMQPMDARRDPSPHCGPRPPGKLPPEPPQVFRNNKPGRGPGSNPSPIRGPPHTLDRPGGQHWRPPQEDPPTFTKPPLPSTNINRSNSSVHLPPSRTERRAQLPDEVSNSNTFPLSKPPQPRPPGPPTGDRTGSLPNKMPPAMPSGRQSVRPPPPAAGYTQELDPRWYVGKVTRGQAEGCLKRVYKDGAYLVRDSTRQQANQPFTLMVYYQDKVYNIQIRQQNQQFVLGTGLKVQESFPSVSDIISHYSQSPLLLIDAKNRSASQQNQCMLSDPAGYYMGGQNWS
- the lcp2a gene encoding lymphocyte cytosolic protein 2a isoform X4; this encodes MSSDRMPSRSDVMGWSPQQLADYLRRMSLSGCDKVVLKHSISGSRFVNLSDNDLQKFPKLHTPMISKLSSEINKKEKRGGFFSKKTSKYPEPEINSEPQGWGEDEFDDEFDDDYESPYSDDDGSGGDYESPNDDQDAGNDYEPPPSEPAEDHKLCPPRPIGDGDYIDNHVSRSQPPAVSPRPPVSTPPSRMQPMDARRDPSPHCGPRPPGKLPPEPPQVFRNNKPGRGPGSNPSPIRGPPHTLDRPGGQHWRPPQEDPPTFTKPPLPSTNINRSNSSVHLPPSSRTERRALPDEVSNSNTFPLSKPPQPRPPGPPTGDRTGSLPNKMPPAMPSGRQSVRPPPPAAGYTQELDPRWYVGKVTRGQAEGCLKRVYKDGAYLVRDSTRQQANQPFTLMVYYQDKVYNIQIRQQNQQFVLGTGLKVQESFPSVSDIISHYSQSPLLLIDAKNRSASQQNQCMLSDPAGYYMGGQNWS
- the lcp2a gene encoding lymphocyte cytosolic protein 2a isoform X1: MSSDRMPSRSDVMGWSPQQLADYLRRMSLSGCDKVVLKHSISGSRFVNLSDNDLQKFPKLHTPMISKLSSEINKKEKRGGFFSKKTSKYPEPEINSEPQGWGEDEFDDEFDDDYESPYSDDDGSGGDYESPNDDQDAGNDYEPPPSEPAEDHKLCPPRPIGDGDYIDNHVSRSQPPAVSPRPPVSTPPSRMQPMDARRDPSPHCGPRPPGKLPPEPPQVFRNNKPGRGPGSNPSPIRGPPHTLDRPGGQHWRPPQEDPPTFTKPPLPSTNINRSNSSVHLPPSSRTERRAQLPDEVSNSNTFPLSKPPQPRPPGPPTGDRTGSLPNKMPPAMPSGRQSVRPPPPAAGYTQELDPRWYVGKVTRGQAEGCLKRVYKDGAYLVRDSTRQQANQPFTLMVYYQDKVYNIQIRQQNQQFVLGTGLKVQESFPSVSDIISHYSQSPLLLIDAKNRSASQQNQCMLSDPAGYYMGGQNWS